The Ruania halotolerans genome contains the following window.
CCGCTCCGCTGCCTGCTCCTCGCCTGTTTCGGTCTCGGCAACGGCACCGTCCGCATCCTCATCGGCAGCTGGCTCCTGCTCGACAGGTGCCTGGGCCGGCCCGGCCAGTGCGACGAACGCGGGAAGGAGGACAGCGCTCATCTCGAAGCTGTGGGTTGGAGTACTGCGATAGTTGGAGTGCACCTCGGCAGTCACCGTGTTGTCCCCGGGATCCAGGTCGGCGACGGGCACGGTGAACTCGACCGGTTCGGCCGCACGGGGCGCAGCATTCGCGTAGGTGTTCGCCGACACCGGGCCCGCATCGATGTTCTCCCGTGCCACCTCGACCCCATTCAGGTAGACCACGATCCCATCGTCGGCGCGGGTGCTGAACTGCACGTCTCCCGTGGCGTTCGGGGGGAGGGCAAACTCGGACCTGTAGTAGGACGCGAGCGGTCGAGGTGAGGCATCCGTGGTGAGCTCGGTGCCCAACTCCGCCTGTCCCCAGCCCAACGGAGCGGCACCGGTCGGCCACGACGAGACGTCGGTGCCCGGCTGTTGCCAATCCGCGGTCACCGGATCCGCACCGTAGTGGTAATGCCACGAGGAGCCGGCTCCGATCACCACGCCCGGTTCGGGGTCCGGGTCGGGGTCGGGGTCGGGGTCCTCGATGGGCGGTTGTGTCCCGAAGGTGGCGACCGCGCTCAGCTCGAAGCTGTGACTGGGGGTACTGCGATAGTTGGAGTGCACCTCGGCGGTGATCGTGTTGGTCCCGGTGGTGACCAGGTTGCCGGGGACGGTCGCCGTGACTGGATTGGCCACGGCATTGCCTGCGGACACCGCGGTGGTGGCGTAGACGCCGGGGCCCGATGCCCCCGGATCGACGTTCTGCCGCAACACCTCGACGCCGTTCACGTACACCACGATGCCGTCATCGGCACGTGTGGTGAGCTGGACCGATTCGACGGTGCTCGCATCGACCACGTCGAAGGTCGAGCGGTAGAAGGAGGCGAGTGGCCGCAACGGTGCATCGCTGGTCAGCGTCGTCCCGAGGTCGCTGTGGCCCCACCCCAGCGGGGCACTGCCGGTGGGCCAGGAGGAATGGTCGAAGCCCTGATTCTCCCAGCCTGCTGCTGGCCCCTCGGCATCGAACCAGTACGACCAGGCCGAACCGGCCGCGATCAACGTCGGATCTTGCGGGCCAGGCTCAGGCGGATCAACGACGACCGTCGCTGTCGACGCCGACCGATTGTGCGCAGCGTCGACGGCCCGCACCGCGAAGGAGGAGTCGTCGGAGACTCGTGGCAGGGTAACCGTGGTCTGTGTCGTGGCCGCCAGGACACGTCCCGAGTTGAGTACCTCGTATGACTGTGCGCCACCGACCTCGTCCCACGTCAGACGGACCTCCTCGCCGACCGCCTGCCCGTCGAGATTGGCCGGAACCGCGGGTGCACTGGTGTCCCGGGGGGCGAATCGGACGAATCCACCGGACCATTGCCGCGTGTATCCCGCACGGACCGAAGAGGTGAAGTCCCCGCCCTCCCACAGTGTGCCTGTGGAGTCGACGAACAGCGCCCATGCGCCCGCGCCGTTGCGTTGATGCGTCTCCGGGCTGAACTCCGGGTCGAATGCGGCGGTAGTCGCACTCCAGGCACCGGTCGCATTGATGCGGTCCGCCGAGGTCCACGAGGTGCCCACGTTCGGCCAGGAGCTCGCGCCGGAATAGTTGGCGTCGTAGCAGTGGCAGCCGCCATAGACCGTGACGCCGTCGGAGGCGAGCGCCTGGAAGTCTCCGCCCCGTTGCCCGATATTGGTGCTGAGCAGACTGAAGTCGTCGCGGCTGTAGGAGTAGAGATTGTGTTCAGATCCTCCGAGCCAGACTCGGTCGCCGACCTCCAGCACGGCTTGTTGGTAACCAGACCGTTCGGAACTGCTCTTCGGGATGTCCCAGGCCAGCGCCGTGGCATCCGAGGTGCGCAATGCAGCGCCCTTCAGAGTCTCGACGGCGTCGGGCTGATTGAACTTCGCCGCAGTGAAGTATCCGGCGAAGTACACCCGATCACCCTGGTCGGAGGCATCGAGATCGACGACCGTCCCGTTGAACTCCGGGTTCCAACTCCGGTCGGGTGTCCCGTCGGTCACGGAGAACCGCGCTCCGGCCCGGGTGTACGCCTCGCCATTCTCGGTGCCACCCGTGGAGTGGGTGAAGGCGCCGCCCACGTACAGCCACTCGTCGTGCACGTCCACTGATCGCACCGCAACCGCGCTGCCACCGCCGAGATAGTTGATCAGCCGACCGGAGAAGCCCGGATCGAGCTCCCCCGTGTGTGCGTCGAGCACTGCGAGTCCTTGGCGTGGCTCACCGTTCGTGGTCGTGAAGAAGCCACCCACGGCGAGGCGTCCGCCGGGCAACGCTGCCAGCGATTTGATCTGATAGTCGAACGTCGGACGGAAGGTGGAGATCCACGCGCCGGTCTCACGGTCGAACGCCGCCAGATACGCCTGGCTCTGCCGGTTCGCACCGCCGGCGGATGTCTGCACGTGTGTGAAGTTGCCGCCCACGAAGATCATGCCGTCCACCTCGGCGAAGGCCGAGGCTTCGTTGCTCCCCTCGTACGAGTTCGGGCCGTTTCCGAGGCCGTTGAGGCCCCATGTGGTCCGTTCGGCGAAACTCTGGGGGCCAGGGCCCTGGGTGCTCTGGTCGATGCCCCCGGACGGGACCGTCAGCGCCACGTCCTCACTGGTGAGCTGTGGCCGCAGGAACACCTGGGTGAAGGGACGAGGGTTGATCATCGACGTGCTGCTGCCCCAGATGTAACTCGTCGACGACGAGCTGCCTCGGGCGGAGGTGCCGTAGCCGAAACCGGTCATCCAGCCCTGTGCCGATCCTGCCGTCGTGGTGACCCGGCGGTAGAGGCTGTCTGATCCGAAGTTGGTTGTCGAGCCACCGGTCCGGGTGACGCCGTCGACCCGCCACTGTCCGACACGCTGATTGTTGTAGAACTGCCACGTCCAGGTGTCCCGCGGGCTCGCGAGCGTGAAGGTGAGGTCTTGCCACTGGGTCCCGCTCTGGTTCAGGGCGCGGCGAAGCCGGATACCCTCAGCCAGGGATGTGACCGGTTCACCGTTGAGTAGGCCCTCGATCGTCCGGGAGGGTAACTGCCGCGGCGTGAACGCTGCGGTACCCGTGTGCGGTGAACGCACCTGCCCACTGGTCCCCGACCCCATATTGGATTCGGACCAGCCCTCTCGGCCACGTCCGATCATGACCCAACCACCGCCGTCGGTGGTCTGGTCGCAGTAGAACTGGTCCGGCGCACCCAGCTCCGGGGTCCACAACCAGTAAATCCCGTCAGGTGCGTCGTCGTCGTTCTGCTTGATCTCCCAGCACGACGCCGCGGCTGTGGCCTCGGTGAGTCCGTCGACCGTACCTGGAGGCTCGATGGCCGAGGCACTCTGCTGCGGAAGAATGGCTAGCAGCGGGGCGAGCAGCGCTCCAGCGGTAGCGAAGGCGAGGAGCCGGTACCGGCTGGGCGTTGGCTGGGAGCGTGTCACTGGAGTGTCCTTCACGGGAGGAGTCGTTAACAGGCCGGATCGTCGCCGAATGTGCGCGACACGATCACCCATGCACCGTCGACCTGATGGAGGGTGTAGATGTTCACAGCACGTGCTGCCGACGGGTCCTGAGGGAGGGGGGCACCAGCGCTGTCGAGCACACGCACCTCGCTGGAATCGATGCACGCATGCACCGTCGCCACCGGCGGGGTGGCGGTACTGTCCTGGTCGATCACACTGGCCGAATCGACCACGGCTGAGCCGGTGCGGGTCCATCCATTGGAGTCGAGTTCGAGGAGCTCCGCCTCGAGCTCGGCAATGATCGTCTCGCCGGCTACTGCGTCGATGCGCTCCGGCACATCTTCCGCGTCCGGTGCGATTTCAGCTACGGCGGTCACGTACGTCTCGAGAAGGGTCTGCGCCGTATCGTCATCAATGGCGCCCTGGGCCGGCACCTGCGGGGCTGGGGTTGACGGCGAGGACGGCGACGACGGAGGACTGGGCGAGGGTGGAGGTGCCGACGATGAGGCCGGATCGCGCGCGGAGCCGGTGGGGTCGGCCGGATCCGCGGATGACGTCGAATTCTGAGCGATCAGCACCCCCACGAGCACCATGATCAGCACGAGGACAACGCCGAGCAGAACGACCGTTCGTCGGCCGCGACCGGCATGGACGCCGTTCACAGCCCTCGACCTCGGCGATTGGCCCAGCCCACGAGCACGTGGGCCGGGACGAGGCGAGCGGCGACCACCATCGCTGCGTATGCACGCAGCTGGGTGCGATCGCGTCGGAGTGTCGCCACCACCCAACGGCAGGCGTCCTTTCGCTGCCCGAGTGCAGCGTGCGCGAACGCCACCTGGGCGCAGATCCTGGCCGTCCCCAGCGCATTGCCGGTGAGTTCAGGGTGCTTGCGAAGCAGGTACGTGAGTCCATCGGCGATCGAGTGCCACTTGCTCGCGAAGTACGAGGGTCGGTCCCAGTGCACGACCACGAGCGGCTCGGGTACGCAGCGGAGGTCACCGGACTTGGTGGCTCGCAGCAGCAGGTCATAATCCTCGCCGTAGGACGCCGGAAGCTCCTCGTCCACCAGGCCGATACGACCGAGCAGGTCCGCGCGGCGCCACAGGACGCTGGACGAGTGGACCTCGGGCACCCGCGATCGCACGAAGTCGGAGAACCGCAATCGTTCCTCGGCAACGCGGACGTGGCGTCCACCCGGGGATTGGATGACGATTCCGGTCGCGATCCCGATCGCTTCCGGATCGGTCCGCCACGTCTCGAGCTGGGCGGTGAGCTTGCCGGCGAGCCACTCATCGTCATCGTCGCAGAAGGCGATCAGCGTCCCGGTGGCGGCGATGATGCCGCTGTTGCGCCCGCCGGCTAGCCCCGGCGTGCGGCCGTTCGGAATCGTTCGCAGTTGCCGGTTTTCGGGTACAGCGATGTCAGTGAGCCCATCAACCTCGGTCTGGTCGAAGACCGCGATCACCTCCACCGCACCGCGGTAGTCCTGCACCAGGATCGAGCGCACGGCGTTCCGGAGCAGCTCGGGCCTACTCCGGGTGGCGATGACGACCGAGACGGTCGGCACGTGCGCCGCTGATTCGGAACGCTCCGCTGCGGACTGGTCGAGCGCTGTCTGTGCGGCCACTGTCATGCTCCCTTCGAGTCGAGAGAGTCATAGATGAAACGACGCAGGATGGTCGACGACGTCCGCTGCGTGTACGGGAAATAGACCACTCGAGCTCCGACCTCGGCCATCTCCTGCTCTAGCAGGGCACCCTTGTAGGTGTCCCGCCAGTCATCGCCTTTGAACAGGACGTCGAACGGATTCGCTCGCCACGCCACGCGTTTGTCCTGCGACGTGTCGGCAACTGCGTGGTCCACGAGCCGAAGCGTCGCGACCACCTCGAGGCGCTCCTGAAACGGGATCACCGGCTCTCGGCCCTTCATCTCCAGGAGCGATTCGTCAGTGGCTACCCCAGCGATCAGGACATCGCACCGCCTTCGTGCCTCCCTGAGGATGTTCAGGTGGCCGATGTGAAACAGGTCGAAGCCGCCTGGTACGTATCCCACGGTCACCGGAGCGTCCTTTCGTCCGGGTCGCTCAGCTGTCGGAACCGACGTCGCATGGAGATGACCGAGTGCACAAGGTTGAGGACGAGCAGCGCTGCATAGGCAGGCACGAACGCGCCGGGCAGGCCCCAGAGCACGTACAGCCAGCACAGCACGCCGGTATCGGTAGGCAACAGAAAGAAGGACTGCCCCTGGCGTGGGATCGGTGCGGTGCCGGAGGGCGCCAGTTGCTCTGCCAGCATCTGGCTGAAGAACTGACCGGTGGTGACCACCGCGTAGAGCAACGGCAACACGAGCACCCACGGCGCGGTGCCGGTCTGGAACAGCGCAACCAGGGTGCACAGATGGAGCATGGGCATGCGGACCGCGTCAACGACGTGGTCCAGCCACTCCCCGGCGCGGCTACTGCGCCCGCTGAGGCGGGCAACCTGACCATCTGCCGAATCGAGGAGGTATCCCGTCGCGAGCAGCATCGCCACCGCTACTCCGGCGGGAAGGGAAGCCGGCCTCAGCACCAGCACGGCCATCCCTGCCAACGAGACCAGGCCGCTGATCGCCGTCACCTCGTTCGGGCCGAGTCCGCTCCGATACGCGGCGGCGGCAGCGTAGCGGGCCAGTCCACGATTCACCCAACGGGTGTAGGCCGGCACGCCCGGCCCAGGTTTCTGCCTCCCACGGAGCACGTCCAGTGCCTCATCGAAGGCCAGCGGCGGCCGACCGGCTGCCGGTCGCGCCTTCGACCGAGCGTCATCGGTGGCCGGTGGCGTGCCGAAGCTCTCGTGATCGAGACGATCAGTACGCACCCCTACCCCCGAACACCGCACGGAACGTGCGACACAAGATGGTCACGTCCATCAGGAAAGACCAGTTGTCCACGTAGTTGAGATCGAGGCGCACCGTCTGTGCCCAGTCCAGGTCGGACCGACCACTCACCTGCCACAGCCCCGTGAGCCCAGGCTTGACCCGTAGGCGTTGCCGCGCATCGGCGTCGTAGCCCGCAATCTCCTCGCCCAGCGGCGGGCGCGGACCGACGAGTGACATCTCGCCCCGCACGACGTTCCATAGCTGCGGCAGTTCGTCGAGGGAGAACCGCCGCAAGACGCGTCCGACGGGCGTGACCCGTGGATCCTGGCGCATCTTGAACATCACCGCGTTGCCATCGTTGTGCGGTAGCAAGTCGGTGCGACGCCTGTCGGCATCGATGTACATCGTGCGCAATTTGATCATCGTGAACGGAACCCCATCTCGACCGATCCGCGTCTGCCGGTAGTACGCGGGGCCGGCTGAGGTGAGGCGAACGAGGAGTGCACTGGCCGTCAGCACCGGGAGGGAGGCGAGGAGGAGCAGCATGCCGAGCAATCGGTCGATGAGCGACTTGACTGCTCGCTGGGTTCGGCTCGCCCCGATCGCGACCGTGAGCAACGGGCTTCCGGAGACGGGTCGCAGTGCCACTCGTACCGGGGCGACCTCCTCCATATTCGGCGCGACCAGCAGTTCGACGCCGTACCGTTCCACCTGCCAGCAGAAGCGCCGCAGGTCGGCTGCTCCCATACACGATGCGGTCACCACGACCACACGGATGCGGTGCTCGGCGACAACGTCGGCCGCGTGCTCCACATCGCCGAGCACCGGCGCAGCGAGCCAGCCGTCGACCGGTTCGCTCAGGCATGTGCCGACCACCCCGAAGCCGTAGCGGGGCTGCGCCTCGAACCGGGCGGTGAGCGAGCGCAGCACTTCCGGCTCACCGACCAGGAGGGTGCGGCGCAGCCAGTAGCCATGTCGTCGCCGGTGCCTGACGAGCGCACGCTGCAGTGAACGTGCCACCAGCACTGTGAGGACGGTCGCTGCAATCGCTGTGAGGAGTTGTCCCGCAGGCACCTCCAGGAGGCCGATATAGGCCATCGCGACCAGTAGCGACCCCCAGATCCATCCTGCACGCAGGACGGCGCCATACTCGTGTGGGCCGGCGGCTGCCCGGCGCGTGTCATATCCGTGCTGCAGCCCGGTGGTGAGCGCGAAGAACGCCCCGGTGGCTGCCGCGTGAGCGGCCAGCAGCGCCGGCGCCATTGCCAGCGGAGCCGTCACCACGGCCACGATCACCGTGGCGATCAGGGTGTCGCCGGCAGCGGCACCCCACCGGTACGCGTGGCTCCAGGCGCCGTCTGGCCCGGTGTGCGATCGAGCGCCGGTCCTCGTCTCGGCCAGTGCGGCGGTGGCGGTTGGCTCGGGGGAAGCGACCGTCCCGTAGGGTGAATCGCTGGGGCAGACCTCAGCCAGCTGGTCTAGCACCACAGCATTCACTCTCCCTCGCATGCACCTGGAGCCACGCCCGGCGACCTCAGAACGAGATCCCGACGGCTCGCGCCTACTCAAGCAGAGGGTCCCGCTACTGGCACGGGTGAACTGAGGGTGAACATCACCGCCGCCGGTGCGACGCCTCGAGGGTGAGGAAAGGGTGACCCAGGGTGAGATCGAGCTCGGTAGGTCTGCGGCGATGAGCCCTCAGGCCACCGACCGAGAAGCGAGCCGCGCCAGGGACCGGGTCAGTCGAGCGAAGACTGCGGGCTGGTCGGCGGTGATGATGTGTCCCGCAGCGCGCACGTGGATCAGACGCCCCGTGGGCGCCGCGGCAAGGAACCGGCCCTCCTCCACTCGGAAGTGGTCCCACACACCGTTGACCAGCCACACCGGTACGTCCAGGAGCGCCAGGTCCGCGAGCGGGTCCACCGTACGCATGCTGCGCAGGGCGGGCACCATCGCCTCGAGCGCCACACCGCCGTCAGAGGCCTCATGGGCACCCTCGCGACCGAGCGCACACCTGCTCACCAGTTGGTGCAGGGCCATCCCTTGGTCTGGCAGCCGTGCGATGAGTCGCGCGAGACCGATATACCCGGCGAGCGCTACGCCGCGCGGGCGCACGCTGCAGGAGGCGGCGAGCACGGCTTGTACAGGCAGCTGCGTGTGCGCGGCCCAGTGGATGGCCAGATATCCGCCGAGGGAGAGGCCGACGACAACGACCGGGCCACCTGCGCGGCGGGCCGCATCCTCCAGCACCGTCATGCAGGCATCCACCCCGAACTTCTCGTGCATCCGCTCTCCGTGTCCGGGCAGATCCAGGGCAACGACCGGCACATCGTGGGCCACAAGTTCTCGTTCGACGCGCCGCCACATGGTCCGCGACGAACGGATCCCGTGCACCAGAAGCACTGTGGGGACCATCTGCGCACTGTATCGGTCACACGGCGAAGGGCCCGTCCCGGGAGGTCATCCCTGGACGGGCCCTTCGTGAGACGGGCGAGCCGGTCAGGCTCGTGGGCGCCTCGTGTTCCTCACGAGGAGGAAGTTCTTACTTGGAGTCCTCAGACGTCGCCGGCTCCGCCGGTGCATCGCCCTCGGCAGCCTCAGGCTCGTCGCTGGTCTCGACGTTCTCGGTCTGCTCACCCTCGTCCGTCTGCGCACCCTCGTCCACCGACTCGACGGAGTCACTCTCGGGCTCCTGCGGCGCTTCCTCGGCCGCAGCGTTCTCCTTGACCGCACGCTTGGCGGCGGCCTCGGCCTCGGCGACAGTGGCCTGCTTCGGGCTGACCGGCTCCATGACGAGCTCGATCACTGCCATCGGAGCATTGTCCCCCTTACGCGGGGCAATCTTGGTGATGCGGGTGTATCCACCGTCACGCTCGGCCATGGCCGGAGCGATCTCCGCGAACAGGACGTGGACGACGTCCTTGCGGGAGAGCACAGCATGCACCTGACGGCGAGCGTGCAGGTCACCGCGCTTCGCCTTCGTGATCAACCGCTCAGCCAGCGGACGCACACGCTTGGCGCGGGTTTCGGTCGTGGTGATGCTCTGGTGCTCGAACAGCGACTGTGCCAAGTTGGCCAGAATCAGCCGCTCGTGCGCCGGTCCGCCACCGAGGCGAGGACCCTTTGTGGGCTTAGGCATGATGTTTCCTCAGTTTCTTGTGATGGGCCGCGCGGCTTAGTTGTAGGCGTCGAAGTCGTCGCCGTCGTCGTAAGCGCTGGCCACGAGGGTCGGGTCGAAGTCGGCAGGACTGTCCTTCAAGGACAGGCCCAGGCCCACCAGCTTCTCCTTCACCTCGGTGATCGACTTCGCACCGAAGTTACGGATGTCGAGCAGGTCCGCCTCACTGCGCGCGACGAGCTCGCCCACGGTGTGGATTCCCTCGCGCTTCAGGCAGTTGTAGGACCGGATGGTCAGGTCCAACTGCTCGATCGGTAGTGCCAGATCCTCGGCAAGCGCCGAGTCCGTCGGCGACGGGCCGATCTCGATACCCTCGGCCTCGACGTTCAGCTCACGCGCCAGGCCGAACAGTTCGACCAAGGTCTTTCCCGCTGAGGCGAGCGCATCGCGCGGGTCGATGGAACGCTTGGTCTCGACATCGACGATCAGCTTGTCGAAGTCAGTGCGCTGCTCAACACGTGTGGCCTCGACCTTGTAGGTCACCTTCAGTACCGGGGAGTAGATCGAGTCCACCGGGATCCGGCCGATCTCCGCATCGAAGGACTTGTTCTGCGCCGCCGACACGTAGCCTCGGCCGCGCTCCACGGTCAGCTCGACCTCGAGCTTGCCCTTGGCGTTGATCGTCGCGATGTGCAGATCCGGGTTGTGCACCTCCACCCCGGCAGGCGGGGTGATGTCCGCGGCGGTCACCGTGCCGGGCCCCTGCTTGCGCAGGTACATCACGACGGGTTCATCGTTCTCCGAGGAAACGACGATGTTCTTGATGTTGAGAATGATCTCGGTGACATCCTCCTTGACCCCGGTGATGGTGGAGAACTCGTGCAGCACGCCGTCGATACGGATGCTGGTCACGGCGGCGCCGGGAATCGAGGAGAGCAGGGTCCGCCGGAGCGAGTTGCCCAGTGTGTAGCCGAAACCGGGCTCAAGGGGCTCGATGATGAAGCGAGAGCGGTACTCGTCAACAACATCTTCGGTGAGCGTGGGGCGCTGTGCGATGAGCACGGGTGTGTCCTTTCAGCAGGCGTCCGCTATATGACGCCGTGCGCGAGCCCCTCGCCCATCGGTCCGGACGAGGGGGTCCTGCTATACGTGAGGTCCGGCCGGATCAGACGCGGCGGCGCTTGGGCGGGCGGCACCCGTTGTGCGCCTGCGGGGTGACGTCCTGGATGGAGCCGACCTCGAGGCCGGTGGCCTGGAGCGACCGGATGGCCGTCTCGCGACCCGAACCCGGTCCCTTGACGAAGACGTCGACCTTCTTCATCCCGTGTTCCTGCGCCTTACGAGCAGCGGCTTCGGCAGCGAGCTGGGCGGCGAACGGGGTCGACTTCCGCGAGCCCTTGAAGCCGACCTGCCCGGATGAGGCCCAGGAGATCACGGCACCGGAGGGGTCTGTGATGGAGACAATGGTGTTGTTGAACGTGGACTTGATGTAGGCGTTGCCCGCGGAGATGTTCTTCTTCTCTTTGCGGCGCGGCTTGCGCGCGGCGGTCGCCTGGCGAGTCTTGGGAGGCATCTGAGATTCTCTCTTCTTCGGTGAGGTCGTCGGTCCGGACCGGCTGTCCGCGGAAAGCCGGTCGACGGGCTACTTAGCGACCGGCCTTCTTCTTGCCGGCGACGGTCCGCTTGGGACCCTTACGGGAGCGTGCGTTGGTCTTGGTCCGCTGCCCGTGCACGGGCAGACCACGACGGTGCCGCAGCCCCTGGTAGCAACCGATCTCGACCTTGCGGCGGATGTCAGCAGCGATCTCACGCCGCAGGTCGCCCTCGAGCTTGTACGCACCCTCGAGGAAGTCACGCAAGGCGACCACCTCGTTGTCGTTCAGGTCTTTCACCCGCAGATCGGGGCTCAGGCCCGTTGCCGTCAGGGCTTCGGCTGCGCGGGTACGCCCGACACCGAAGATGTAGGTGAGTGCCACCTCGAGCCGCTTATCGCGGGGGAGGTCGACACCGACGATTCGTGCCATTCGTTCTCACTCCTGTGAGTCGCGGAGGTCTTTCGCACCATCACCCCGGTTCCTCCGGGCCCCGGCCTCCGACCGAGGGTGTACCGCCAGTGACGGCGGACGATGATGCGCTGAGTGCGTCCGTGGACGCGGGGTGGGCTGCGTTCAGCCCTGGCGCTGCTTGTGCCGCAAGTTGGTGCAGATCACGCGCACAGTCCCGTTTCGACGGATGACCTTGCAGCTGTCGCAGATCTTCTTGACGCTCGGCTTGACCTTCATGGGGATTCCTTTGCCGGGCGCGACCGACGATCACCCAGGAAGTGGGCGATCGGGTCCCGCCGACGTGCTCGGAGGGCTATTACTTGTAGCGGTAGACGATGCGGCCGCGGGTCAGGTCGTACGGGCTCAACTCAACCACCACCCGGTCCTCTGGAAGGATCCGAATGTAGTGCTGACGCATCTTGCCCGAAATGTGAGCGAGAACCTTGT
Protein-coding sequences here:
- a CDS encoding fibrinogen-like YCDxxxxGGGW domain-containing protein, giving the protein MTRSQPTPSRYRLLAFATAGALLAPLLAILPQQSASAIEPPGTVDGLTEATAAASCWEIKQNDDDAPDGIYWLWTPELGAPDQFYCDQTTDGGGWVMIGRGREGWSESNMGSGTSGQVRSPHTGTAAFTPRQLPSRTIEGLLNGEPVTSLAEGIRLRRALNQSGTQWQDLTFTLASPRDTWTWQFYNNQRVGQWRVDGVTRTGGSTTNFGSDSLYRRVTTTAGSAQGWMTGFGYGTSARGSSSSTSYIWGSSTSMINPRPFTQVFLRPQLTSEDVALTVPSGGIDQSTQGPGPQSFAERTTWGLNGLGNGPNSYEGSNEASAFAEVDGMIFVGGNFTHVQTSAGGANRQSQAYLAAFDRETGAWISTFRPTFDYQIKSLAALPGGRLAVGGFFTTTNGEPRQGLAVLDAHTGELDPGFSGRLINYLGGGSAVAVRSVDVHDEWLYVGGAFTHSTGGTENGEAYTRAGARFSVTDGTPDRSWNPEFNGTVVDLDASDQGDRVYFAGYFTAAKFNQPDAVETLKGAALRTSDATALAWDIPKSSSERSGYQQAVLEVGDRVWLGGSEHNLYSYSRDDFSLLSTNIGQRGGDFQALASDGVTVYGGCHCYDANYSGASSWPNVGTSWTSADRINATGAWSATTAAFDPEFSPETHQRNGAGAWALFVDSTGTLWEGGDFTSSVRAGYTRQWSGGFVRFAPRDTSAPAVPANLDGQAVGEEVRLTWDEVGGAQSYEVLNSGRVLAATTQTTVTLPRVSDDSSFAVRAVDAAHNRSASTATVVVDPPEPGPQDPTLIAAGSAWSYWFDAEGPAAGWENQGFDHSSWPTGSAPLGWGHSDLGTTLTSDAPLRPLASFYRSTFDVVDASTVESVQLTTRADDGIVVYVNGVEVLRQNVDPGASGPGVYATTAVSAGNAVANPVTATVPGNLVTTGTNTITAEVHSNYRSTPSHSFELSAVATFGTQPPIEDPDPDPDPDPEPGVVIGAGSSWHYHYGADPVTADWQQPGTDVSSWPTGAAPLGWGQAELGTELTTDASPRPLASYYRSEFALPPNATGDVQFSTRADDGIVVYLNGVEVARENIDAGPVSANTYANAAPRAAEPVEFTVPVADLDPGDNTVTAEVHSNYRSTPTHSFEMSAVLLPAFVALAGPAQAPVEQEPAADEDADGAVAETETGEEQAAERRAPDDEAGEVDEPVEAEEPVEAEEPAEQGEPVEVEEPAEQGEPVEVEEPAEGEERAADEGHGDSVGPATPADAVVVIDEAAQWRYYDGEDDVVDDWQQPDTDVTSWQSGAAPLGWGPHDMNPELSTVLGSAPITSYYRTEFTLPEAATGELLLSTVSGLGLIVYANGEEVGRLNLPDDVTARTPADVGDAAPDREESVELVVPITTLEPGENTIAVEVHSSDPVAESLAFSMEASIG
- a CDS encoding glycosyltransferase family 2 protein yields the protein MTVAAQTALDQSAAERSESAAHVPTVSVVIATRSRPELLRNAVRSILVQDYRGAVEVIAVFDQTEVDGLTDIAVPENRQLRTIPNGRTPGLAGGRNSGIIAATGTLIAFCDDDDEWLAGKLTAQLETWRTDPEAIGIATGIVIQSPGGRHVRVAEERLRFSDFVRSRVPEVHSSSVLWRRADLLGRIGLVDEELPASYGEDYDLLLRATKSGDLRCVPEPLVVVHWDRPSYFASKWHSIADGLTYLLRKHPELTGNALGTARICAQVAFAHAALGQRKDACRWVVATLRRDRTQLRAYAAMVVAARLVPAHVLVGWANRRGRGL
- a CDS encoding adenylyltransferase/cytidyltransferase family protein, producing MTVGYVPGGFDLFHIGHLNILREARRRCDVLIAGVATDESLLEMKGREPVIPFQERLEVVATLRLVDHAVADTSQDKRVAWRANPFDVLFKGDDWRDTYKGALLEQEMAEVGARVVYFPYTQRTSSTILRRFIYDSLDSKGA
- a CDS encoding CDP-alcohol phosphatidyltransferase family protein; this translates as MRTDRLDHESFGTPPATDDARSKARPAAGRPPLAFDEALDVLRGRQKPGPGVPAYTRWVNRGLARYAAAAAYRSGLGPNEVTAISGLVSLAGMAVLVLRPASLPAGVAVAMLLATGYLLDSADGQVARLSGRSSRAGEWLDHVVDAVRMPMLHLCTLVALFQTGTAPWVLVLPLLYAVVTTGQFFSQMLAEQLAPSGTAPIPRQGQSFFLLPTDTGVLCWLYVLWGLPGAFVPAYAALLVLNLVHSVISMRRRFRQLSDPDERTLR
- a CDS encoding sugar transferase — translated: MVLDQLAEVCPSDSPYGTVASPEPTATAALAETRTGARSHTGPDGAWSHAYRWGAAAGDTLIATVIVAVVTAPLAMAPALLAAHAAATGAFFALTTGLQHGYDTRRAAAGPHEYGAVLRAGWIWGSLLVAMAYIGLLEVPAGQLLTAIAATVLTVLVARSLQRALVRHRRRHGYWLRRTLLVGEPEVLRSLTARFEAQPRYGFGVVGTCLSEPVDGWLAAPVLGDVEHAADVVAEHRIRVVVVTASCMGAADLRRFCWQVERYGVELLVAPNMEEVAPVRVALRPVSGSPLLTVAIGASRTQRAVKSLIDRLLGMLLLLASLPVLTASALLVRLTSAGPAYYRQTRIGRDGVPFTMIKLRTMYIDADRRRTDLLPHNDGNAVMFKMRQDPRVTPVGRVLRRFSLDELPQLWNVVRGEMSLVGPRPPLGEEIAGYDADARQRLRVKPGLTGLWQVSGRSDLDWAQTVRLDLNYVDNWSFLMDVTILCRTFRAVFGGRGAY
- a CDS encoding alpha/beta fold hydrolase translates to MVPTVLLVHGIRSSRTMWRRVERELVAHDVPVVALDLPGHGERMHEKFGVDACMTVLEDAARRAGGPVVVVGLSLGGYLAIHWAAHTQLPVQAVLAASCSVRPRGVALAGYIGLARLIARLPDQGMALHQLVSRCALGREGAHEASDGGVALEAMVPALRSMRTVDPLADLALLDVPVWLVNGVWDHFRVEEGRFLAAAPTGRLIHVRAAGHIITADQPAVFARLTRSLARLASRSVA
- the rplQ gene encoding 50S ribosomal protein L17, producing MPKPTKGPRLGGGPAHERLILANLAQSLFEHQSITTTETRAKRVRPLAERLITKAKRGDLHARRQVHAVLSRKDVVHVLFAEIAPAMAERDGGYTRITKIAPRKGDNAPMAVIELVMEPVSPKQATVAEAEAAAKRAVKENAAAEEAPQEPESDSVESVDEGAQTDEGEQTENVETSDEPEAAEGDAPAEPATSEDSK
- a CDS encoding DNA-directed RNA polymerase subunit alpha — protein: MLIAQRPTLTEDVVDEYRSRFIIEPLEPGFGYTLGNSLRRTLLSSIPGAAVTSIRIDGVLHEFSTITGVKEDVTEIILNIKNIVVSSENDEPVVMYLRKQGPGTVTAADITPPAGVEVHNPDLHIATINAKGKLEVELTVERGRGYVSAAQNKSFDAEIGRIPVDSIYSPVLKVTYKVEATRVEQRTDFDKLIVDVETKRSIDPRDALASAGKTLVELFGLARELNVEAEGIEIGPSPTDSALAEDLALPIEQLDLTIRSYNCLKREGIHTVGELVARSEADLLDIRNFGAKSITEVKEKLVGLGLSLKDSPADFDPTLVASAYDDGDDFDAYN